The DNA region TTGGTATGATAATGAATGGGGATACTCAAACAGGATTATTGATTTGGCGATATTTATATCCCGTTAGGTCAAAATCCAAAGTTTATCTTTTATAAAATATAAAACTCTGTCTATATCTCTTATATCTGACTTTCAGGAAAAATTTTGGAAAGAAAATTAATCATCCTGACAAACAATGTCGTATCTGGAGAATGTTTTTCATAAAGCACTCTGCCATCTTCAATCCCCTCCCAAATAACCTTATTATTTTTTAAAATAAGATGCCAAGCTTTTTGCATATCTATTTGCATTATTTTTTTTGTTTCCTTTGCAAACTCTTCATTATCAAATACTGCCACAACTTCTGTGTTGATAGATTCAGAACGCGGATCAAGATTGAAGCTACCCACCCAAGTGATCTTATCATCAAAAACAATTGTTTTGCTATGTAAAGATGCTCCTGAACTTAACTTCCCCTTAATCTTTACTTTTCCCTCATTGCGTTTGTATTCATAGACATTTGCTCCAAGCTTGACCAAGTCATCACGATATCTTTCCCACGCACCATAAACCACCAAAGCATCTGTCGAAGATAGAGAATTTGTCAAAATATTAATGTCAATTCCTCTATCAAGAGCTGCTTGAAGATATTTCATTCCTTTTTTTCCTGGAACAAAATATGCTGAAGAAATATAAATGGAATCTAAGGTTTTCTCCCAAATCTTTTTTAAAGCTTGCGTCAGAGGATGTTCTATGTCTTCTTCTATTTTCTCAGGCGGATCAGCAATCAAATTCGCATACCCCCAATAAACAATATTTTCACAATTTTTATATCGAGATATAAAGCTTTGGATTGCGTGATGATAAATCTCCCAATCTTTTGGAGAGCCCTCAATTTTAGTGATATATTTGGAATAATTTTTGAGGTATTTTTTCATCTTGGACTTTGAGGGCAGCAATGAAGCTGGAATCGAACGATGAAAATTCCAATACTTCTCAAAACTCTCCCTTGCTTCTTGAGCAACCTTTCCTAAGAAAAAAACATCCGTATCAGAAAAATTGACGTTAAGATTATTATCAAAATAATTATCAGCAATATTTCTACCCCCGATAATAAGCGCAATACCATCGGCAATAAAAAGCTTATTGTGCATACGTTTATTGATTCTTCTAAAATCATAAACCATTTCGGGATATCTGAAAAATCTGATTCTGTTTTTATAAGGATTGAAAATTTTGACACTAATATTGGGATGATTATCTAAAGCAATCACATCAGAAAAATCAGAATCAAGTCCGTTATCATCGACTAAAATTCTAATTTTCACACCCCGATTTGCAGCCTCCCACAACTCGTGCATCAAAACGCGTGAAGCAACATCATTTTTATAAATATAGGTTTGAATATCAATGCTTTTTTGAGCCATTTTTGCCAAACTGGCACGATGTAAAAGTGCATAAGAACCATCTGTGATGATCATTGCCCCACTTTTATCGGGAGAATGCTTTAACTCATCGGCATAAACTTTCCCGATCTCTGTTTCCAAAGGATCAAATCTTTGAATAAACACTCCCTCAGGAAGCTTTTCTTTAGAGATATCTTTTGTAGAAGCAATAATGGATGAACACCCGCTCAACACAAAAAGTATTCCAAAAAACATTATGGCTACATTGGTCTCTGTCAGCATTCCCTACCTGTAAAAATTCAATATTTTAATTTTACATTTTTTCAATTAACTCCAAGACAGGAGTGCTGCATAAAACACAATGGACAATTATTTTTTGCATCCCACTGAAAGCATTTTTCGCCTTAAATAAGCAATCTTAGTCTGCAAAGGCAATTCTTTTGGGCAAGTGTCGTGACAAGCAATCAAACTCATACATCCAAAAACCCCATCATCATTTCCGATAAGTTCATAAAAATCATCATCGCTTCTTTTATCGTGAGGGTCAATCATAAACCTAACCGCACGATTCATTCCTGCTGCACCGATAAAATCTTCTCTCATAAGCTTTGTCGCACAACTTGCGATACAACACCCACACTCAATACATCTTTCAAGCTCAAAAACCTCTTGTGCAACATCAGGATCAATCTTTTCTTCGGGCTTGGAAATATCAATGGTTTCATTGGTATGAATCCAGCTCTCAACCCTTTTTGTCATACCCGCAAACCATTCTCCAGTATTGACACTTAAATCTTTGATCAATTTAAAAGCAGGCAAAGGCATTAAAGTGATAATTCCCTCAGGGAAGCTTTTTGTAAGCGTTTTGCAAGCCAATCTCGGACGACCATTGATCATCATTGCACAACTTCCACAGATTCCAGCTCGACACACAAAATCAAAACTCAAATCCGGATCTTGATTTTCTCTGATCATATTCAACGCAATAAAAATCGTCATCGAATGCGTTTCTTCCAACTTATATTCTCTAAAATGAGGTTTAGAAACCGCACTTTGCGGATCAAATTTCAAAACCCTAATAGTGATGGTTCTTCCTTGTTTATCTTGAGCGCTCATTTTTTATCTCCTAATCGTTGGTTTTTGGCCTTATATTTGGGTACCAAATCAAATGGCATTAAAGCTTCTTGAAGTTCATATCTGTCCCCACCTCTAGCCTGAATCTCTTCGGTAATTTTACGAATTTGCTCATCTCTTTGCTCTTTTAAGGGATGGGGAATAAAGTTGCCTTTAGCACCATAGCCCCTAAAATCAGGTGTTATTTCCATTTGCATAATATCTAAATCTTCATATTCCAAAGTCGGCAATGTTTGATCTGGATTTGACCAAGAAGCTAAAGTTCTTTTAAGCCAATTGGCATCATCACGCTTTGGATAATCAATTCTTGTATGCGCCCCTCTAGACTCTGTTCGATCAAGTGCTCCTTTAGCGACACAAAGAGCAATCTTTAACATTCTTGGAACTCTGTAGGCATCTTCAAGTTCAGGATTGTTATGCATTTTTTTATTTTTGACATTAATATTTTTAGAACGTTTGTAAAGCTCTTCAAGCTCTTTTACAGCTTCTTCCAACAAATCCCCGTTGCGAAATACTCCAACCTTTTCATCCATAATAATCTTCATTCTGTTTTTGATTTCATAAACGTCTTCACTGCCGCTGTTATTTAACAAAGAAGCTAAGTATTTTTCTTCTTTTTCAATGAAAGATTGAATGGTTTTGGTTTGAATATCTACATTTGCATCCGCACAATGTTGAGCAAAATAATCTCCGATAATCATCCCAGCAACCACAGCCTCACTTACAGAATTTCCTCCCAATCTGTTAAACCCGTGCAAATCCCAACAAGAAGCCTCTCCTGCACAAAAAAGACCTTTTAAATGAGTTTCGCCCTTATAGTTTGTCCTCACACCACCCATCGAATAATGCTGCATAGGCTTGATAGGAACCCAACCCTTACTACCCTCATCTGCTGGATCAATACCGGCAAAAGTTTTTGCAATATCTTGGACATCTCTGAGGTTTCGCTCAATATGCGCTCTCCCAAGAATCGAAATATCCAACCAAACGTGCTCTCCATAAGGCGATTTAACCCCTTTTCCACTCTTGATATGTTCCAAAATTCTTCTAGAGACAACATCACGGCTTGCAAGCTCTTTTTTCTCTGGTTCATAATCGGGCATAAATCGGTACCCATCCTTATCCCTAAGAACCCCGCCATCGCCTCTACAACCTTCTGTCATCAATATGCCGCTAGGAACCAAACAAGTTGGGTGAAATTGTACTGCCTCCATATTTCCAAGCTTAGCAATCCCTGTTTCCATCGCAATAGCTGCCCCAACACCATCGCAAATCACGGCATTTGTAGTATGTGCATAAACACGTCCATAACCACCGGTTGCCAAAAGAGTTCCTTTTGAAATATAAGCTGAAATCTCACCTGTAATCAAATCCCTGACCACAGCTCCATAGCACCTGCCATCCTCATAGATAATAGCAACAGCTTCTTTTCGATCGCGAATATCCACCCCATTTTTATAAGCCTCATTAGCAACTGAATACAGCATCGAATGCCCTGTAGCATCGGCTGTAAAGCAAGTTCGCCATTTTTTTGTTCCTCCAAAATCTCTCGATTGGATATAGCCGTGTCTTTCGGCATCTTCTGTAATGGTGACGTGTTCGCCATTGATAACTGCGGGGCGATCTCCTTCTTTAATCCTTGTCCAAGGCACCCCAAATCCTGCCAATTCTCTAATGGCTTTGGGCGCAGTTGTTACAAACATCCTTGCAACATTTTGATCACAACCCCAATCGCTTCCCTTGACAGTATCCATAAAATGGAGATCCTCATTATCGCCCTCACTCATCTTTCCATTTCCCAAGCTTGCCTGCATTCCTCCTTGAGCAGCTGCAGAGTGGCTTCTTCTAACTGGAACCAAACTCAAAACGATCACGCTTAAACCTCTTTGTTTTGCAGCAACTGCAGCTCTAAGTCCTGCCAATCCTCCACCAATAATCAACGAATCGCAATATGTTACTTTCATTTATTCTCCCTTGCCATATAGTTGTGTATCAATATGTTTATAATTAATACTTGAATCCGTTTGGGTGAGACCCTTTTTAACATAAGCGCCATAAGTCAAAAGACCCAAAACAATAAAAAATACGCTCATAAACCATTTAATTCGTCTGAGATTGCTAATCCCTAGTTTTTCAAACCAACCCCATTTGATACACAATCTATAAAGCCCTATAGATCCGTGAAGTTCTACAGCAAAAAGCAAAAAGATATATAGAATCCAAAAATGTTCGCTTACAAATCGATATGCCGAGCCGTTTGGTCCAATTGTATCGGGTTGGGTCAGCATTACAAATAAATGCACGCTTGCTAAGAAAAACATAGCAAATCCTGTAGCTGCCTGCACAAACCACAAGTTTGTATCGCTGTGCTTCATCAAATGCTTATGGGTTTTTAACACGATAAACTGCCTATAGTTGATCGGGAATTTTCTCATTGCCAAAAATGCGTGTGCTACCAACACGATAATAACAACCACTGCCACCCCACTCACAATAGCAGGTTCGCCAGCCTTAAACAGAAAGCTCCCTTCAAAAAACTTAGCAACCTTATACATTGCCTCATCACTGATAAGTATGCTTGATACCAAAAACATATGAGCTATCATAAAAATAGCCAAAAATAATCCCGTAGCACTTTGCCAAAAATCAAGCTTGGCAGGCACTTTACTCTTTCTGCGTTCGGGGGTTATGCCCAAATAACTTTCGATGATTTTATCTTGTTGCATTTATTTCTCCTGATTGTATTTGTAAATTTAAGCCTTCAAAAATAAGCAGTCCTTCCAAAAAATTAAAAAATCCCTTTTGTTGCCACATTTGCATTTTCCTTTTTATCAGCCAATTACAAGACCAAAGTTTTGAATTGCTTATACAAAAGAAAACTTTGCAAGATGTTTTATAGAGGTAGCGGCGCTGTAATAAGAGTTCATAAGATATTTTGGGAAGCAAACGTCTTGAAATGCTAAAATGAATAATACCGACAATTAGAGGCTTCAGACAAGACGACATTGAGGAAACGTTTGCTCGCATTCAATCTCCTAAACCTTTTAAGCAGCTAATCATAATTATAAGACAAATACAGTTAAAAAATCTCTTAAAATTTCTAATTTATTAAGAAAAAATCTCTAATAGGTAAATTGATGATACTTTTTGTAAATCTTATCAAATAATTGCTACAATATCTTTATCTTTAAAATCTAAAAATTCAAAAGTATCTGGAGACAAAAATATTAATGCAAAAAATTATCGCAGCAAATTTTAAAGCAAATCACACTAGAGAAACCACAAAAAAATACCTTCAAAAACTTGATTCTGAATTAAAAAATTCAAACACAAACCAAATTTATATCTTTCCTTCTCTAGCAAGTTTATGCCCCAATCATTTCACATCTTTAAAAATAGGCGCACAAAACGCATATCCTACTTATAAAGGTGCTTTTACTGGGGAAATAGGTCTTGAAGCCTTAGAAGAATTTGATATCAAAACAATCCTTATCGGGCATAGCGAAAGAAGAAATATCTTGAATGAAACGCAAGAATTTTGTGCTAAAAAATTTACATTTTTCGCCGAAAAAGACTTTGAAATCATTTACTGCATCGGTGAAAATATTTCCATCAGAGAAAAAGGGTTACGTGAAGTAGAAAATTTTATCAAAACCCAATTTGAAGGCATTGATTTAGGCTATAAAAAACTTATTCTCGCCTATGAACCCATATGGGCAATAGGAACAGGCATAAGTGCGACAATTGAACAAATCAAAAAAACCCATTCAATCATTAAAAATTTTTCAAAATCCCCGTTACTTTATGGCGGAAGTGTCAATCCGAAAAATTCGAGCGAAATTCTGAGTCTTCCTGAGGTTGATGGGGTTCTTGTAGGAAATGCTTCACTTGATGTAGAAAGCTTTTATCAAATCAGTCAAGGAAATAAATGATATTCAAAGGCAAAAGACTTGATAAAAGCAACAATAAAAAGGAGTGAAAATGAAACTTTCTGAAATGCTTCAATCCATAGGTTTGGATATTCTTTTAAAAAAAGACTTTGAAGTTTCTAGTTTGGCTCCGCTTGAAAAAGCAGGTCAAAATGATGTCAGCTACATAGATCAAAGCAAATATTTAAAAGACCTTATTTTTTCTAATGCAGGTGCAGTGCTTATTAGAGAAAAAGATGCACAAGCAGTGCCTGAACATATTGAACCTATCATTGTTTCAAACCCACATTTAATTTTTGCAAAACTTTCCAAATTTTTTATCCAGCCCCAGTTTTCACTTGCATCATCTCAAAATGAGATAAAAACACATCTGCAAACCGATCAAGAGTTGGATGTGGGCAAAGATACCGTGATTATGCCCAACGTATTCTTGGGCAATCGAGTAAAAATTGGCAACAATTGTCTCTTAATGCCCGGAGTGGTCATAGGAGACGATACTCTTATCGGGGATAATTGTAAAATATTCCCAAACGTCGTTATTTATAAAAATACGCAAATCGGAAACAACGTATCTATCCACGCAGGCACAATAATCGGTAGCGATGGCTTTGGATACGCTCATACACAGACAGGCGAACACATCAAGATAGAACATAATGGATCAGTGGTTATTGAAGATGATGTTGAAATCGGTGCAAACAATACGATTGATCGGGCTGTATTTGGTGAAACTAGAATCAAAAAAGGGACAAAAATCGACAATCTTGTCCAAATTGCTCATAATTGCGTTGTTGGAGAACATTCTTTATTAGTTTCTCAAGTCGGATTAGCAGGCTCAACCACAACCGGACGCAATGTAGTAATGGGCGGTCAGGCAGGAACAGGAGGGCACATCCATATAGGGGATTTTACCCAAATAGCAGGACGAGGAGCTGTCGGAAAAAATCTTCCACCCCATACAAAATGGGGCGGGCATCCTTTGATGGAATTAGATGAATGGATGAAGTTTTTTGTCACCCTCAGAAGAATGGTTAAAAAGAAAAATCCATAAATTCGATTCTTTTAATCAGAAATTCATCTGATATACCCCAGCATATCAAAAACGATACGCTATATGAACGCTATAGGTCGCATTTCCTTTTGTGTCAAAATCCATATCGGGTGTGATCATCAGTTTATCAGGTTTGTATTTACTTGTAAAAAGCCAAGCAAATCCCCAACCAATCGCACTTCCTACAAGAACCTGCCAAACAGAGTGTTTTTTGGCATAAACCCTAGAGGCATCTGTTAGCAAAGCCAATACGACAACAGGAATAGCAGGTTTCCAACCATAACGATAAAACACAAATCCTGCCGCACTAAAAGCCCCACCGGCGTGACCGCTTGGCATTCCTTTATAGTCCTCACAACAAGGGCGTTTAGCAAAAGCAATATTATGCCCATTCTTATGGGCGGCATAAAATCCCCATTTAACTCCTTCTATAACCCCTTGAGTAACCAAACTTCCCAAAGCCAACTCACCAAAACCGCGATAATCTTCCATTCCCAAAGAAACCACTCCCACAAAGACTGGAAGCAACCTAAAAACATCTCCGAATTTTTCAAAATCACTTTTTGCGATTGCACTCGTGCTCCAAGCACTCCAAACAATCATTCCAATCAAAATCATTTTTCTCATCAAACTCCTTTATTATTTCAAAACCCCATCGCGCATAAAAACATATTAACTCATCCTCTCTCTTTAGAAAAGGATGAAAACTTAAGAAAATTGCGCGCAAAAAATCAAGCTTGTATTGTGTGCAACTTTTACTGTATATTCTATGAAAAAACCATTAAAATCAGTGCAAGATTATTTTTTTAACTATTCCTTACACATTTATCAAATATTTGATTTTATGCCTTAAGGTTAATGGTGTTTATATTGATTATTAGAAATATGAAAATCCAAATCCCTCTAAAGGAGATAAAATGATTATCGGTTGTCCAAAGGAAATCAAAGATCACGAGTTTCGAGTCGGATTAACTCCATCAAATGTCCATACCTTCAGTGAAGCTGGGTGTAAGGTCTATATAGAAAAAGGTGCGGGCGAAGCCATCAATTTTTATGATGAGGATTATAAAAATGCCGGAGCAATCATTGCAGATAAAGAAGAGCTTTTTGAAAAAAGCGAGATGATCATCAAAGTCAAAGAGCCTGTTAAAGAAGAATACGATCTCTTTAAAGAAAAACAGGTTTTATATACTTATTTGCATTTAGCAAATGACAAAGAACTTACCGAAATGCTTTTGAAAAAAAAGATTTTTTCCATTGCTTATGAAACCATTAGAAAAGGGAAACTTTTGCCTTGTTTAGCCCCTATGAGTTCGATTGCAGGCAGGCTCTCAATCATTGAAGGGGCAAAATACCTAGAAAAAACCTATGGAGGCAATGGCACATTTATCGGTGGGGCACCTGGAACCCGTAAAGGAAAGGTTTTGATTTTAGGTGGTGGGAATGTCGGCTTTAATGCAGCCCAAATGGCATTAGGACTAGGAGCAGAAGTCATCATAGCAGATATTGACCTTGCCCGTCTTGAATACATTGATCAGGTCTTTCACTCCAAAATCACGACA from Helicobacter sp. 12S02232-10 includes:
- a CDS encoding phospholipase D family protein, producing the protein MLTETNVAIMFFGILFVLSGCSSIIASTKDISKEKLPEGVFIQRFDPLETEIGKVYADELKHSPDKSGAMIITDGSYALLHRASLAKMAQKSIDIQTYIYKNDVASRVLMHELWEAANRGVKIRILVDDNGLDSDFSDVIALDNHPNISVKIFNPYKNRIRFFRYPEMVYDFRRINKRMHNKLFIADGIALIIGGRNIADNYFDNNLNVNFSDTDVFFLGKVAQEARESFEKYWNFHRSIPASLLPSKSKMKKYLKNYSKYITKIEGSPKDWEIYHHAIQSFISRYKNCENIVYWGYANLIADPPEKIEEDIEHPLTQALKKIWEKTLDSIYISSAYFVPGKKGMKYLQAALDRGIDINILTNSLSSTDALVVYGAWERYRDDLVKLGANVYEYKRNEGKVKIKGKLSSGASLHSKTIVFDDKITWVGSFNLDPRSESINTEVVAVFDNEEFAKETKKIMQIDMQKAWHLILKNNKVIWEGIEDGRVLYEKHSPDTTLFVRMINFLSKIFPESQI
- a CDS encoding fumarate reductase iron-sulfur subunit, with protein sequence MSAQDKQGRTITIRVLKFDPQSAVSKPHFREYKLEETHSMTIFIALNMIRENQDPDLSFDFVCRAGICGSCAMMINGRPRLACKTLTKSFPEGIITLMPLPAFKLIKDLSVNTGEWFAGMTKRVESWIHTNETIDISKPEEKIDPDVAQEVFELERCIECGCCIASCATKLMREDFIGAAGMNRAVRFMIDPHDKRSDDDFYELIGNDDGVFGCMSLIACHDTCPKELPLQTKIAYLRRKMLSVGCKK
- a CDS encoding fumarate reductase flavoprotein subunit, producing MKVTYCDSLIIGGGLAGLRAAVAAKQRGLSVIVLSLVPVRRSHSAAAQGGMQASLGNGKMSEGDNEDLHFMDTVKGSDWGCDQNVARMFVTTAPKAIRELAGFGVPWTRIKEGDRPAVINGEHVTITEDAERHGYIQSRDFGGTKKWRTCFTADATGHSMLYSVANEAYKNGVDIRDRKEAVAIIYEDGRCYGAVVRDLITGEISAYISKGTLLATGGYGRVYAHTTNAVICDGVGAAIAMETGIAKLGNMEAVQFHPTCLVPSGILMTEGCRGDGGVLRDKDGYRFMPDYEPEKKELASRDVVSRRILEHIKSGKGVKSPYGEHVWLDISILGRAHIERNLRDVQDIAKTFAGIDPADEGSKGWVPIKPMQHYSMGGVRTNYKGETHLKGLFCAGEASCWDLHGFNRLGGNSVSEAVVAGMIIGDYFAQHCADANVDIQTKTIQSFIEKEEKYLASLLNNSGSEDVYEIKNRMKIIMDEKVGVFRNGDLLEEAVKELEELYKRSKNINVKNKKMHNNPELEDAYRVPRMLKIALCVAKGALDRTESRGAHTRIDYPKRDDANWLKRTLASWSNPDQTLPTLEYEDLDIMQMEITPDFRGYGAKGNFIPHPLKEQRDEQIRKITEEIQARGGDRYELQEALMPFDLVPKYKAKNQRLGDKK
- a CDS encoding fumarate reductase cytochrome b subunit, which codes for MQQDKIIESYLGITPERRKSKVPAKLDFWQSATGLFLAIFMIAHMFLVSSILISDEAMYKVAKFFEGSFLFKAGEPAIVSGVAVVVIIVLVAHAFLAMRKFPINYRQFIVLKTHKHLMKHSDTNLWFVQAATGFAMFFLASVHLFVMLTQPDTIGPNGSAYRFVSEHFWILYIFLLFAVELHGSIGLYRLCIKWGWFEKLGISNLRRIKWFMSVFFIVLGLLTYGAYVKKGLTQTDSSINYKHIDTQLYGKGE
- a CDS encoding triose-phosphate isomerase, encoding MQKIIAANFKANHTRETTKKYLQKLDSELKNSNTNQIYIFPSLASLCPNHFTSLKIGAQNAYPTYKGAFTGEIGLEALEEFDIKTILIGHSERRNILNETQEFCAKKFTFFAEKDFEIIYCIGENISIREKGLREVENFIKTQFEGIDLGYKKLILAYEPIWAIGTGISATIEQIKKTHSIIKNFSKSPLLYGGSVNPKNSSEILSLPEVDGVLVGNASLDVESFYQISQGNK
- the lpxD gene encoding UDP-3-O-(3-hydroxymyristoyl)glucosamine N-acyltransferase, with product MKLSEMLQSIGLDILLKKDFEVSSLAPLEKAGQNDVSYIDQSKYLKDLIFSNAGAVLIREKDAQAVPEHIEPIIVSNPHLIFAKLSKFFIQPQFSLASSQNEIKTHLQTDQELDVGKDTVIMPNVFLGNRVKIGNNCLLMPGVVIGDDTLIGDNCKIFPNVVIYKNTQIGNNVSIHAGTIIGSDGFGYAHTQTGEHIKIEHNGSVVIEDDVEIGANNTIDRAVFGETRIKKGTKIDNLVQIAHNCVVGEHSLLVSQVGLAGSTTTGRNVVMGGQAGTGGHIHIGDFTQIAGRGAVGKNLPPHTKWGGHPLMELDEWMKFFVTLRRMVKKKNP
- a CDS encoding phosphatase PAP2 family protein; translated protein: MIVWSAWSTSAIAKSDFEKFGDVFRLLPVFVGVVSLGMEDYRGFGELALGSLVTQGVIEGVKWGFYAAHKNGHNIAFAKRPCCEDYKGMPSGHAGGAFSAAGFVFYRYGWKPAIPVVVLALLTDASRVYAKKHSVWQVLVGSAIGWGFAWLFTSKYKPDKLMITPDMDFDTKGNATYSVHIAYRF
- the ald gene encoding alanine dehydrogenase, with the protein product MIIGCPKEIKDHEFRVGLTPSNVHTFSEAGCKVYIEKGAGEAINFYDEDYKNAGAIIADKEELFEKSEMIIKVKEPVKEEYDLFKEKQVLYTYLHLANDKELTEMLLKKKIFSIAYETIRKGKLLPCLAPMSSIAGRLSIIEGAKYLEKTYGGNGTFIGGAPGTRKGKVLILGGGNVGFNAAQMALGLGAEVIIADIDLARLEYIDQVFHSKITTLYSDSGNIKEWIRDCDILIGSVLIPGSKAPKLIRKEHLKLMKKGAVIVDVAIDQGGCIETSHPTTHTDPIYIIDGIVHYSVANMPGAVAKTSTIALTNTTVPYGLKIATLGAKEACLQIPELTEGLNTIDGKITYKGIAQAFGADYFDPIATLQAYQ